The Setaria italica strain Yugu1 chromosome IX, Setaria_italica_v2.0, whole genome shotgun sequence genome has a window encoding:
- the LOC111258493 gene encoding DNA-directed RNA polymerases II, IV and V subunit 8B-like, with amino-acid sequence MAEHLFDDTFVVKKLDPDGKKFDKVSRVEAMSDDCRTYMQLDVATEVYPMRVDEKFKMVLAETLNLDGTPDTGYFTQAVGETLADRFEYVMQGKVYKIADYAPPKPKEDADTSNKDADTSIDPKVEVFASFGGLLMVLRSDPSFAAPFELDKRVFLLIRKGP; translated from the exons ATGGCTGAGCACCTATTTGATGACACCTTCGTCGTCAAGAAGCTCGATCCTGATGGTAAAAAGTTTGACAAAG TTTCTCGTGTGGAAGCTATGAGCGATGATTGTCGTACATATATGCAGTTAGATGTTGCCACAGAGGTTTATCCTATGCGTGTTGACGAAAAATTTAAAATGGTTCTAGCTGAGACTCTGAATTTGGATGGCACTCCAGATACTGGCTACTTCACACAG GCTGTCGGAGAAACTCTCGCTGACAGGTTTGAGTATGTCATGCAAGGGAAGGTTTACAAAATTGCAGATTACGCCCCGCCCAAGCCCAAAGAAGATGCAGACACCTCCAACAAAGATGCAGACACCTCAATAGATCCTAAAGT gGAGGTTTTTGCATCATTCGGTGGTCTCCTGATGGTGCTCAGGAGTGACCCTTCCTTTGCTGCCCCCTTCGAGCTGGACAAGAGGGTTTTTCTACTTATACGCAAGGGGCCGTAG
- the LOC101756596 gene encoding myb-like protein X: MSRCFPFPPPGYEKTARPDAQLVSNLQQLDKEKHKEKKHKKDKKDKDKKEGKEKKDKDRSKDKHKDKKDRKEKHRDKKKDKSKDKSRESVEGIERHDEVLHDQKVGESSRKSEEIKDLKSREDLVRKIPDEKGAASRPIENHAVSNDRSRGGFSASPAIENERPAVNKMHIHSSNASRKIEGLGQQNININQQKNGTSMRHSENFTTSAQRPAAGFAPAPTMEERGRVGRPPSNTEATPRKEGIGQRISNISILVQKRTETTNKDLAKKEVGTTSPLLPNHANTMQKGNGKVGRPMENTAVSMQRLDSPSTSSAAVGMDRGIPRSTIPSPSITIRRPNGMVRSSENLSASANKHDAGALSPAMWKEKEHGGRLPQPNISTDQKVVMSKPPAAVKAADGRAERMEKVRDGAPDVAKKEDKKSDRHEKKKRKEKDKHKEKKKEKEAKKEKAEHNHKEHDKLKDNSINYPIDSLQLKPSAPPLAPPVDDGKSKSVVPDEKKRKSHETNGYLQNIHDMRPTKLPRPALPNNRVENGNASHVAAPLSSVKPEAVNTEKAERLHKKEEKFNGNQQAQQQPPVDPVAAYENGMPSRKSPHPDCKYLSQIYSIPEAPQMTEWSEHEGEDWLFDQGSSTQLRKSDSELEADGAPQVWAQALKIDPADVIALPYVIPF; encoded by the exons ATGTCTCGCTGCTTCCCGTTTCCGCCACCAGGATATGAGAAGACCGCGCGCCCCGACGCCCAGCTAGTCTCCAACCTTCAGCAGCTCGACAAG GAGAAACACAAAGAGAAGAAGCATAAGAAGGACAAGAAGGACAAAGATAAAAAAGAAGGTAAAGAAAAGAAGGATAAAGACAGGAGTAAGGATAAGCACAAAGATAAGAAAGATCGAAAAGAAAAACACAGagacaagaaaaaagataagagcAAAGATAAAAGCAGGGAGTCGGTAGAAGGAATTGAAAGACATGATGAGGTTCTCCATGATCAGAAGGTTGGAGAGAGCAGCAGGAAATCTGAAGAAATTAAGGATCTTAAATCCAGGGAGGATTTGGTCAGAAAGATACCGGATGAGAAAGGGGCGGCGAGTCGACCTATTGAAAATCATGCTGTTTCAAATGATAGAAGTCGCGGAGGCTTCAGTGCATCACCTGCAATTGAGAATGAAAGACCTGCAGTTAATAAAATGCATATTCATTCTAGTAATGCTTCAAGGAAAATTGAGGGGTTGGGACAACAGAACATCAACATCAATCAACAAAAGAATGGGACATCGATGCGGCATTCTGAAAACTTCACTACTTCAGCTCAGAGACCTGCTGCTGGCTTTGCACCAGCACCTACGATGGAGGAAAGAGGCAGAGTTGGGAGGCCTCCCTCCAATACTGAAGCCACACCAAGAAAAGAGGGGATTGGACAGCGAATCAGTAACATTAGCATATTGGTTCAGAAGAGAACTGAGACTACAAACAAAGATCTTGCAAAGAAAGAAGTTGGCACCACCTCGCCATTGCTTCCAAATCATGCTAATACTATGCAGAAAGGAAATGGCAAGGTTGGTAGGCCAATGGAGAACACAGCAGTATCCATGCAGAGACTGGACAGTCCATCGACATCCAGCGCAGCAGTGGGGATGGATAGAGGAATACCCAGGTCAACTATCCCAAGCCCAAGCATTACAATTCGGAGACCAAATGGAATGGTGCGGTCATCTGAAAACCTTTCTGCCTCTGCTAATAAACACGATGCTGGAGCCCTTTCTCCTGCTATGTGGAAGGAAAAGGAACATGGTGGAAGGTTGCCACAGCCTAATATTTCAACTGATCAGAAAGTGGTTATGTCAAAACCTCCAGCTGCGGTCAAGGCTGCAGATGGAAGAGCTGAAAGGATGGAGAAGGTCAGAGATGGGGCACCTGATGTTGCCAAGAAAGAGGACAAGAAAAGTGATCGgcatgagaaaaagaaaaggaaagagaaagataaacacaaagagaagaaaaaggagaaagaggcaAAGAAGGAGAAAGCAGAACATAATCACAAAGAGCATGACAAGCTAAAAGATAACAGTATAAATTATCCGATAGATAGTCTTCAGTTGAAGCCCTCAGCCCCTCCTTTAGCCCCACCGGTTGATGATGGAAAATCTAAATCTGTTGTGCCTGATGAGAAGAAGCGAAAGAGTCATGAGACGAATGGTTACTTACAAA ACATTCATGATATGCGGCCTACAAAGTTGCCGAGACCAGCCCTCCCCAACAACCGTGTGGAGAATGGTAACGCATCTCATGTAGCCGCGCCACTCTCTTCTGTGAAGCCAGAAGCCGTAAATACTGAAAAGGCTGAAAGGCTCcacaagaaggaagagaagttCAATGGCAACCAACAggctcagcagcaaccgccAGTCGATCCAGTGGCTGCATATGAAAATGGCATGCCTTCTAGGAAGTCACCTCACCCTGACTGCAAGTATCTTAGCCAGATATACAGCATTCCTGAAGCACCTCAAATGACGGAATGGTCTGAGCATGAAGGTGAGGACTGGCTGTTCGACCAAGGTAGCAGCACCCAATTAAGGAAGAGCGATTCGGAGCTTGAGGCTGATGGAGCTCCCCAAGTGTGGGCTCAGGCTCTGAAAATTGACCCTGCTGATGTCATTGCTTTACCGTATGTCATCCCGTTTTAG
- the LOC101757048 gene encoding CRIB domain-containing protein RIC4 has protein sequence MKDRRGSSGGGDRFAVFPFSMGCMSQSAVSVADPSEKKPQSDPSSSSSAATATTTAQSPEEGAGEGVKEKAAAAAGTPASPGLVAAGVSRLMKGIKSLSLMFAGDGDDSEEEDEEREMVIGYPTDVQHVGHIG, from the exons ATGAAGGACCGCCGaggcagctccggcggcggcgaccgcttCGCCGTCTTCCCCTTCTCCATGGGCTGCATGTCGCAGTCCGCCGTCTCCGTCGCCGACCCCTCCGAGAAGAAGCCGCAGAGCgacccctcttcctcctcctcggcggccaCCGCCACGACCACGGCTCAGA GTCCAGAAGAAGGTGCCGGAGAGGGTGTGAAGGAgaaggcggctgcggcggcaggcACGCCGGCGTCGCCGGGGCTCGTGGCGGCCGGGGTGTCGAGGCTCATGAAGGGGATCAAGAGCCTGTCTCTGATgttcgccggcgacggcgacgacagcgaagaggaggacgaggagcggGAGATGGTGATCGGGTACCCGACGGACGTGCAGCACGTGGGGCACATCGGC
- the LOC101757011 gene encoding cyclin-dependent kinase F-3 — translation IVKLKEVTMENHELFFIFEHMECNLYDVIRERQVAFSEGDIRNFMVQILQGLAYMHNNGYFHRDLKPENLLVTNGIVKIADFGLAREVSSNPPYTDYVSTRWYRAPEVLLQSSAYTPAIDMWAVGAILAELFTLSPLFPGESETDQLYKICTVLGTPDCTVWAEGLNLPRQVPLSFFQIPPRNLWELIPNASLEAIDLIQRLCSWDPQRRPTAEQALQHPFFNVCNWVPRPVHDASHTKANEPKAHPRLELNLWDFSTEPDDCFLDLTLSLKPSFPGTDLANHVPQRTEEEILLYSGFENTPVKPGFWPLVPSDRPIGDVPAMPSWQQAYMVDRASLPGFSGTPFGLSLQPSLMENHHHSLAPIRQVNFF, via the exons ATTGTGAAGCTGAAGGAGGTGACGATGGAAAATCATGAGCTGTTCTTCATCTTTGAACACATG GAGTGTAATTTGTATGATGTCATAAGAGAAAGGCAAGTTGCTTTCTCTGAAGGGGATATACGGAATTTTATGGTCCAAATACTGCAAGGTCTTgcatatatgcataataatgGATATTTCCACCGTGATTTGAAACCTG AGAATTTGTTGGTGACAAATGGTATTGTCAAAATTGCTGACTTTGGTTTGGCAAGAGAAGTATCTTCCAATCCTCCTTACACTGATTATGTTTCCACCAGATG GTATCGAGCTCCGGAGGTTCTGCTGCAATCGTCAGCTTACACACCTGCTATTG ACATGTGGGCTGTTGGTGCAATTTTGGCTGAGCTGTTTACATTGTCCCCACTTTTCCCTGGTGAAAG CGAGACAGACCAGCTTTACAAAATATGCACTGTGCTCGGGACCCCAGATTGTACTGTCTGGGCAGAGGGATTGAACCTGCCTCGTCAAGTACCTTTAAGTTTTTTC CAGATTCCTCCAAGAAACTTGTGGGAGCTTATTCCTAATGCTTCTTTGGAAGCAATTGACTTGATCCAG CGACTTTGTTCATGGGATCCACAAAGGCGACCAACTGCTGAGCAAGCATTACAACATCCCTTCTTTAAT GTGTGCAACTGGGTACCAAGACCTGTTCATGATGCTTCCCATACAAAAGCAAATGAACCTA AAGCACATCCAAGGTTGGAACTGAACCTGTGGGATTTCAGTACAGAACCTGATGACTGTTTCCTTGATTTAACTCTCAGTCTAAAGCCAAGTTTTCCCGGAACAG ACCTTGCTAACCATGTTCCGCAACGTACAGAAGAG GAAATTCTACTATACTCGGGATTTGAGAATACCCCAGTGAAGCCTG GCTTTTGGCCACTGGTGCCATCAGATCGTCCCATTGGTGATGTTCCAGCCATGCCATCCTGGCAACAGGCATACATGGTCGACAG GGCCTCATTGCCAGGCTTTTCTGGTACCCCATTCGGGCTGTCCTTGCAGCCGAGCCTGATGGAGAACCACCACCATTCGCTAGCGCCTATCCGGCAGGTCAATTTCTTCTGA